Proteins encoded in a region of the Deltaproteobacteria bacterium genome:
- a CDS encoding cation:proton antiporter produces the protein MHDLPLLKEIVILLSVSILTSIFFHRIKLPSIVGFIIGGGIIGPYGIGLVHDVELVNVMAEIGIVLLLFTIGIEFSIAEVIKIGTRGLTAAVLQVIVTVFTVAGIAHLFHIPAVEALFFGFVISLSSTAIVIKLYTDRGEMNAPSGKLSLATLLTQDMAIVPMVLFVQIFGKEGGTSLIEVGSALGMAALAVVGIIVSAYYIVPVFLHQVVRLKSPEVLTMAGIFICLATAWTSSHFGLSLALGAFIAGIVISESAYSHQITASVLPFRDIFNSIFFISI, from the coding sequence ATGCACGACTTACCACTCCTGAAAGAAATCGTCATCCTCCTTTCTGTGTCAATTCTTACTTCCATCTTCTTTCATCGCATAAAGCTTCCCTCCATTGTCGGATTTATCATCGGTGGCGGTATCATAGGGCCATACGGCATCGGCCTTGTTCATGATGTGGAACTCGTTAACGTAATGGCCGAAATAGGCATTGTCCTTCTCCTCTTTACCATCGGTATCGAATTTTCCATTGCTGAAGTCATTAAAATCGGCACCAGAGGTCTTACGGCGGCTGTTTTACAGGTCATTGTTACGGTCTTTACCGTGGCAGGCATAGCCCACCTCTTCCACATACCTGCAGTGGAGGCCCTCTTTTTCGGTTTTGTCATATCCCTTAGCAGTACGGCAATCGTCATCAAGCTCTACACGGACCGGGGTGAAATGAATGCGCCATCGGGAAAACTCTCTCTTGCAACACTGCTGACACAGGATATGGCCATCGTCCCTATGGTTCTTTTCGTGCAGATTTTCGGTAAAGAGGGCGGCACATCGCTTATTGAAGTAGGCAGTGCACTGGGCATGGCAGCCCTGGCGGTTGTGGGAATTATCGTGTCAGCCTATTATATTGTTCCCGTATTTCTCCATCAGGTTGTTCGACTCAAGAGCCCCGAAGTACTTACCATGGCAGGTATTTTTATCTGTCTCGCTACGGCCTGGACCTCTTCGCATTTTGGTCTCTCTCTTGCCCTTGGCGCTTTTATTGCCGGCATTGTTATTTCTGAATCGGCATATAGCCATCAGATTACCGCATCAGTGCTTCCTTTCAGAGATATCTTTAACAGTATTTTCTTTATCTCCATCAG